One Burkholderiales bacterium DNA segment encodes these proteins:
- the glcF gene encoding glycolate oxidase subunit GlcF, producing MQTQLADFIRGTRAGNEAESILRACVHCGFCNATCPTYQLLGDELDGPRGRIYLIKQMLEGEPVTGSTQLHLDRCLTCRACETTCPSGVRYGRLVDIGREVLGEKVQRGFFDRVQRATLRFILTRPLLFDPLLKLGQLARPVLPRTLARKVPARAKPTAWPRTLRDRTMLLLDGCVQPSLAPNIDAAAARVLDRLGITLLRVPQARCCGAIAHHLDDEPGGRNFARRNIDAWTPYIGRGAEAVVSTASGCGAHIREYGHLLADDPVYAESATRIAALSRDISEVVLAERENLAALLHAAPPGHPETVAFHSPCTLQHGLKIRGVVEDLLIACGFSLSHVSDGHLCCGSAGTYSLLQPELSQRLLANKIAALEAGRPRQIVTANIGCLLQLRSAASRPVRHWIELLDERLNEQT from the coding sequence ATGCAAACCCAACTCGCTGATTTCATCCGCGGCACGCGCGCCGGTAACGAAGCCGAATCGATTTTGCGTGCGTGCGTGCATTGCGGCTTTTGCAACGCGACGTGCCCGACTTATCAATTGCTCGGCGACGAACTCGATGGCCCGCGCGGCCGCATCTATCTGATAAAGCAGATGCTCGAAGGCGAGCCGGTCACCGGCAGCACGCAACTGCATCTCGACCGTTGCCTGACCTGCCGCGCGTGCGAAACGACGTGCCCGTCCGGTGTGCGTTACGGCAGGCTGGTCGATATCGGCCGCGAAGTGCTCGGCGAAAAAGTCCAGCGCGGATTTTTCGATCGCGTCCAGCGCGCAACGCTGCGCTTCATTCTGACCCGACCGCTGCTGTTCGATCCGCTGCTGAAGCTCGGCCAACTGGCCCGGCCGGTACTGCCGCGAACGCTGGCGCGTAAGGTGCCAGCGCGCGCGAAACCGACTGCATGGCCGCGCACACTCCGGGACCGCACCATGCTGCTGCTCGACGGCTGCGTGCAGCCCTCGCTCGCGCCGAATATCGACGCGGCCGCGGCGCGCGTGCTCGACCGTCTCGGCATCACGCTCTTGCGCGTGCCGCAGGCGCGCTGCTGCGGAGCGATTGCGCATCATCTTGACGATGAACCTGGAGGACGCAACTTCGCCCGCCGCAACATCGACGCGTGGACGCCGTACATTGGACGCGGCGCGGAAGCGGTGGTGAGTACGGCCAGCGGCTGCGGCGCGCACATCCGCGAATATGGACATCTGCTCGCGGATGATCCGGTTTACGCCGAATCCGCCACGCGCATCGCAGCACTTTCCCGCGACATCAGCGAAGTCGTGCTGGCCGAGCGCGAGAATCTAGCCGCGCTGCTGCACGCCGCGCCGCCCGGACATCCGGAAACCGTCGCGTTTCATTCGCCGTGCACCTTGCAGCACGGCCTGAAAATTCGCGGCGTCGTCGAAGACCTGTTGATTGCGTGCGGTTTCAGCCTAAGCCATGTCAGCGATGGCCATCTATGCTGCGGCTCAGCTGGGACCTATTCGCTGCTGCAGCCTGAGCTTTCGCAGCGGTTGCTGGCGAACAAGATCGCGGCGCTCGAAGCCGGCCGGCCGCGGCAAATCGTCACCGCCAACATCGGCTGCCTGCTGCAACTGCGCAGCGCGGCAAGCCGGCCGGTCAGGCACTGGATCGAATTACTGGACGAACGGCTTAACGAACAAACCTGA